A window of the Enterobacteriaceae bacterium 4M9 genome harbors these coding sequences:
- the pmbA gene encoding metalloprotease PmbA: MALVMKVITQAAHKRKALEQAVTQALELAKGRTDGAEVAVSNTTGISVSTRYGEVENVEFNSDGALGITVYHQNRKGSASSTDLSPDAISRTVQAAIDIARYTSPDPCAGVAEKDLLAFDSPDLDLFHPADIEPEQAIALAARAEQASLQVDKRITNTEGGSFNSHYGVKVFGNSHGMLQSYCSSRHSLSSCVIGEENGSMERDYAYTISRELDALQSPEWVGAECARRVLARLAPRKLSTMTAPVIFANEVATGLFGHLVGAISGGAVYRKSTFLLDSLGKQILPDWLTIEEHPHLLKGLASTPFDSEGVATSRRDIVKDGVLQQWLLTSYSARKLGLHSTGHAGGIHNWRIAGQGLDFAGLLKEMGTGLVVTELMGQGVSGITGDYSRGASGFWVENGEIQYPVSEITIAGNLKDMWRNIVTVGSDIETRSNIQCGSVLLPEMKIAGQ; encoded by the coding sequence ATGGCATTGGTAATGAAAGTAATCACACAAGCTGCGCACAAGCGCAAAGCACTGGAACAGGCCGTAACGCAGGCGCTTGAGCTAGCCAAAGGGCGTACAGACGGCGCGGAAGTGGCAGTTTCGAATACCACCGGCATCAGCGTCAGCACGCGCTACGGTGAAGTGGAAAACGTCGAGTTCAACAGCGATGGCGCGCTGGGCATTACCGTTTATCACCAGAACCGCAAGGGCAGCGCCTCCTCGACCGATCTCAGCCCGGATGCCATCAGCCGCACCGTGCAGGCAGCGATTGATATTGCGCGCTACACGTCGCCGGACCCATGCGCGGGCGTGGCAGAAAAAGATCTGCTGGCTTTTGACTCTCCCGATCTTGACCTGTTTCACCCGGCAGACATCGAGCCAGAGCAGGCCATTGCGCTCGCCGCTCGTGCCGAGCAGGCATCGCTTCAGGTAGATAAGCGCATTACCAACACCGAAGGCGGCAGCTTTAACAGCCACTACGGCGTGAAGGTGTTTGGCAACAGCCACGGCATGCTGCAAAGCTACTGCTCCTCGCGCCATTCGCTCTCAAGCTGCGTGATTGGCGAAGAGAACGGCAGCATGGAACGCGATTACGCGTACACCATTTCTCGCGAGCTGGATGCGCTGCAAAGCCCGGAATGGGTGGGCGCCGAGTGTGCACGCCGCGTCCTGGCCCGCCTTGCTCCACGCAAACTCTCCACCATGACCGCGCCCGTGATTTTTGCCAACGAAGTGGCAACCGGTCTGTTCGGCCACCTGGTGGGTGCCATCAGCGGCGGCGCGGTCTACCGCAAATCCACCTTCCTGCTGGACTCGCTTGGCAAACAGATTCTGCCTGACTGGCTGACCATTGAAGAGCATCCGCATCTGCTTAAAGGACTGGCCTCCACGCCGTTTGACAGCGAAGGGGTTGCTACTTCGCGCCGCGATATCGTTAAAGACGGCGTGCTCCAGCAGTGGCTTCTGACCAGCTACTCCGCGCGCAAGCTGGGCCTGCACAGTACTGGCCATGCGGGCGGTATTCATAACTGGCGTATTGCCGGTCAGGGGCTGGACTTTGCCGGTCTGCTCAAAGAAATGGGGACCGGGCTGGTGGTGACCGAACTGATGGGCCAGGGCGTAAGTGGCATTACCGGTGACTATTCGCGCGGCGCGTCCGGTTTTTGGGTAGAAAACGGCGAGATCCAGTACCCGGTGAGTGAAATCACCATTGCCGGTAACCTCAAGGATATGTGGCGTAACATCGTCACTGTCGGTAGCGATATCGAAACGCGCAGCAATATTCAGTGCGGCTCGGTGCTGCTGCCAGAGATGAAAATCGCTGGCCAGTAA
- a CDS encoding ribosome-associated protein, producing the protein MTKQPEDWLDDVPGDDENDDDDEIIWVSKSEIKRDAEELKRLGGEMVDLGKNALDKIPLDEELRDAIELAQRIKREGRRRQMQLIGKMLRSRDVEPIRQALDKLKNRHNQQVALFHKLEMLRDRLIEDGDDAIPEVLNLWPDADRQQLRTLARNAKKEKEGNKPAKSARLIFQYLRELAEAE; encoded by the coding sequence ATGACAAAGCAGCCCGAAGACTGGCTCGATGACGTGCCCGGTGATGACGAAAACGATGACGACGATGAAATCATCTGGGTCAGTAAAAGTGAAATAAAGCGCGATGCCGAAGAGCTCAAGCGCCTGGGCGGCGAAATGGTCGATCTTGGCAAAAACGCGCTGGATAAAATCCCGCTCGACGAAGAGCTGCGTGACGCCATCGAACTGGCGCAGCGCATCAAGCGTGAAGGCCGCCGCCGCCAGATGCAGCTTATCGGCAAAATGCTGCGCAGCCGCGACGTGGAGCCTATCCGCCAGGCGCTGGATAAGCTTAAAAACCGCCATAACCAGCAGGTAGCGCTGTTCCATAAGCTGGAAATGCTGCGCGACCGCCTGATTGAAGACGGCGACGATGCTATCCCTGAGGTGCTGAACCTGTGGCCGGATGCTGACCGCCAGCAGTTGCGCACACTTGCCCGTAACGCTAAAAAAGAAAAAGAAGGTAACAAACCCGCCAAGTCTGCGCGCCTGATTTTCCAGTATCTGCGCGAGCTGGCCGAGGCCGAATAA
- a CDS encoding LemA family protein yields the protein MTRNLAKFFSAFVLIFTLTGCGYNDIQTSDEQTNTTWSEVLNQYQRRADLIPNLVASVKGYATHEKELLEAVTLARSRANTATQNLKANPEDEKNLEQWQQSQVQVTRTLGQMMVLGERYPELKSQELFQNLMVQLEGTENRIAVARGRYIKAIELYNITVRQFPAMMTAKVMGYKPKKNYLPDDVETITKAPTIDFGNK from the coding sequence ATGACCAGGAACCTCGCAAAATTCTTTAGCGCCTTTGTGCTGATTTTTACGCTCACAGGCTGCGGCTATAACGATATCCAGACCAGCGACGAGCAGACCAATACGACCTGGTCTGAGGTGCTTAACCAGTACCAGCGCCGCGCGGACCTGATTCCGAACCTGGTTGCCAGCGTGAAGGGCTATGCCACGCACGAAAAAGAGCTGCTGGAAGCGGTTACGCTTGCCCGCTCGCGCGCCAATACCGCCACACAAAACCTGAAGGCCAACCCGGAAGATGAGAAAAACCTGGAGCAGTGGCAGCAGTCACAGGTGCAGGTTACCCGCACGCTCGGCCAGATGATGGTGCTTGGCGAGCGTTACCCGGAGCTGAAATCTCAGGAACTGTTTCAAAACCTGATGGTGCAACTTGAAGGCACCGAGAACCGTATCGCCGTGGCGCGCGGTCGCTACATTAAGGCCATTGAGCTGTACAACATCACCGTGCGCCAGTTCCCGGCCATGATGACGGCAAAAGTGATGGGCTATAAGCCGAAGAAAAACTATCTCCCGGACGACGTAGAAACCATCACCAAAGCGCCGACCATTGATTTCGGTAACAAGTAA
- a CDS encoding YgcG family protein, producing MRTFLLMLALFCGHVAAADVAVPELRQQVTDLTGTLSQAQINALTQQTQQLAPAQVAILVVPTTGQETIEQYATRVFDQWKLGDKTRSDGVLLLVAWQDHTVRIEVGYGFEGALTDVQSGQIIRTAIIPAFRENNLALGLERGVTQIGKLLAGEQLPVEQKPAPTASDYAGDESIFQYLLLGLFGLPAWIFRKGNVVMRGLKSGVTIGAGSWLWSVFFAASSLSLGTVIMITLGSCVVIIFLLTFGAMGFRGGGGRGGRGGGFGGGFGGGRSGGGFGGSSGGGFRGGGGSSGGGGASGRW from the coding sequence ATGCGCACCTTTTTGCTGATGCTGGCGCTTTTTTGTGGGCATGTCGCGGCGGCTGACGTTGCGGTGCCTGAACTGCGCCAACAGGTCACCGACCTCACCGGTACGCTGAGTCAGGCGCAAATCAACGCCCTCACCCAGCAAACGCAGCAACTGGCACCGGCACAGGTCGCTATTCTGGTGGTGCCAACCACGGGGCAGGAAACCATTGAGCAGTACGCCACACGCGTGTTCGACCAATGGAAGCTGGGCGATAAAACACGCAGCGACGGCGTGCTGCTGTTAGTGGCCTGGCAGGACCACACGGTGCGTATTGAAGTCGGCTACGGCTTTGAAGGCGCCCTCACCGACGTGCAGAGCGGGCAGATTATCCGCACCGCCATTATTCCCGCCTTTCGCGAAAACAACCTGGCGCTGGGGCTTGAGCGTGGCGTGACGCAAATCGGCAAACTGCTGGCCGGTGAGCAGTTACCGGTGGAGCAAAAACCTGCCCCAACTGCGAGTGATTACGCGGGCGATGAGTCGATATTCCAGTATCTGTTACTGGGTCTGTTTGGGCTACCGGCGTGGATCTTCCGCAAAGGCAACGTGGTGATGCGCGGGTTAAAAAGCGGTGTCACTATTGGCGCAGGCAGCTGGCTGTGGTCGGTATTTTTCGCGGCCTCCAGTCTGTCGTTAGGCACGGTGATAATGATTACACTCGGCAGCTGTGTGGTAATTATCTTTCTGCTGACGTTCGGTGCTATGGGTTTTCGTGGCGGCGGCGGGCGAGGAGGTCGCGGCGGCGGCTTCGGTGGCGGCTTTGGCGGTGGAAGAAGCGGCGGCGGCTTTGGTGGCAGCAGCGGCGGTGGTTTTCGCGGCGGCGGTGGTTCCAGCGGCGGCGGCGGCGCTTCAGGGCGCTGGTAA
- a CDS encoding GNAT family N-acetyltransferase yields the protein MLTSVKLTTPESEFFARVDALYTQAFPHHEQRDFPAKQRALADPHYALEAWFDGEQFVGLSGLWTFNGYSYIEHLAVDSTQRSKGYGKKLLGQLLARHPLMILEIDPLTTEIAHKRLRFYESMGFVANPYAHRHPTYHPGIEDHELIVLSCPQAIDEALYQRFNHDLRCVVMTGI from the coding sequence ATGCTGACTTCAGTAAAACTAACTACCCCTGAATCCGAATTTTTCGCCCGCGTTGATGCGCTGTATACCCAGGCGTTTCCTCATCATGAACAGCGCGATTTCCCGGCCAAACAGCGGGCGCTGGCTGACCCGCATTATGCGCTGGAGGCCTGGTTTGACGGCGAGCAGTTTGTGGGGCTGAGCGGCCTGTGGACCTTTAATGGCTACAGCTATATCGAGCACCTGGCTGTTGACAGCACCCAGCGCTCGAAGGGTTACGGCAAAAAGCTGCTGGGGCAATTGCTGGCACGCCATCCGCTGATGATTCTGGAAATTGACCCGCTGACCACCGAGATAGCCCACAAGCGGCTGCGTTTTTATGAGTCGATGGGCTTTGTGGCGAATCCGTATGCGCATCGCCACCCGACGTATCATCCTGGCATTGAAGACCACGAACTGATTGTGCTCAGTTGCCCACAAGCGATTGATGAAGCGCTGTATCAGCGCTTTAACCACGATTTACGCTGTGTGGTGATGACCGGAATCTAA
- a CDS encoding APC family permease, giving the protein MPQTNQLRRVLKTPALVAFGLAYMVPLGVFTTYGQVTVLSEGHLPVAYLLTIITILFTALSYCRMTSALPLAGSAYSYVQRCFGGKMGFLVGWAQILDYLFLPILNYLVLGIFLHEAFPAIPAAVFVLGSIVSVSLLNILGVRLLTSVNFTLIAAQMIFIVLFIALSFSQADLSPEALLRPIMVNAGHLSGLFAGAAVLCLAFLGFDAIATMAEEADDAKRTLPRAILITVVLAGGIFMAVSYAAHLIYPDWQSLIPIQDTASLAVSEKAGGKWMYNFFLAAYLTGVYASAMTAQTGVSRIFYAMGREGVLPRKVFYHLHTRFHTPYRAIIFVAVVSLIALFISLELVVSMISFGALVAFTFVNLSVIKHFLINQKRRGAKALFNYGLLPTMGVIMSVWLWLNLSQDALIVGLVWLAVGVIWLLFITRGLRKDPPAVSHDDIAHLID; this is encoded by the coding sequence ATGCCACAAACAAATCAGTTGCGTAGAGTTCTTAAAACCCCGGCTCTGGTCGCTTTCGGCCTGGCTTATATGGTGCCTCTTGGCGTATTTACCACCTACGGCCAGGTCACTGTACTCAGTGAAGGCCATTTACCGGTGGCGTATTTGCTGACAATCATCACCATCCTTTTTACTGCCCTGAGCTATTGCCGGATGACCAGCGCGCTGCCGCTGGCGGGTTCGGCCTACTCTTATGTGCAGCGCTGCTTTGGCGGCAAGATGGGGTTTCTGGTTGGCTGGGCGCAGATACTCGACTATCTGTTCCTGCCTATTCTGAATTACCTGGTTTTAGGGATCTTTTTGCATGAGGCGTTCCCAGCTATTCCCGCTGCCGTCTTTGTTCTGGGATCGATTGTTTCTGTCAGCCTGCTGAATATTCTTGGCGTGCGTCTGCTGACCTCGGTGAACTTCACGCTCATTGCTGCACAGATGATATTCATCGTGCTGTTTATTGCGCTGTCGTTCAGCCAGGCAGATCTCAGCCCTGAGGCACTGCTACGCCCGATTATGGTCAACGCAGGCCATCTCAGCGGCCTGTTTGCCGGTGCTGCGGTGCTGTGCCTGGCGTTCCTGGGTTTTGACGCCATTGCCACCATGGCTGAAGAGGCCGACGATGCTAAACGCACGCTGCCGCGCGCTATCCTCATTACCGTGGTACTGGCCGGTGGTATCTTCATGGCGGTTTCTTACGCCGCGCACCTGATTTACCCGGACTGGCAGTCGCTTATCCCGATTCAGGACACCGCGAGCCTCGCCGTGTCTGAGAAAGCGGGCGGCAAGTGGATGTATAACTTCTTCCTCGCCGCTTACCTGACCGGCGTTTATGCCTCGGCAATGACCGCCCAGACTGGCGTGTCGCGTATCTTCTATGCCATGGGGCGTGAAGGCGTGCTGCCGCGCAAGGTGTTCTACCATCTGCACACGCGTTTTCACACGCCTTACCGCGCCATTATTTTCGTGGCGGTGGTGTCGCTGATTGCGCTGTTTATTAGCCTGGAACTGGTGGTTTCAATGATTAGCTTCGGTGCGCTGGTGGCCTTCACCTTTGTGAACCTGAGCGTGATTAAACACTTCCTTATCAACCAGAAGCGCCGCGGCGCGAAGGCGCTGTTTAACTACGGTCTGCTGCCGACCATGGGCGTGATTATGTCGGTGTGGCTGTGGCTGAACTTATCGCAAGACGCGCTGATTGTGGGCCTGGTCTGGCTGGCGGTGGGCGTTATCTGGCTGCTGTTTATTACTCGCGGTCTGCGTAAAGACCCACCAGCGGTTTCTCACGACGATATTGCTCATCTGATTGACTAA
- a CDS encoding amidohydrolase family protein has protein sequence MKKDVLNPDVIYHNGKIYTANSADQLCQALAIKDGWIVAVGTDQDVLALAGPQTARIDLAHKVMLPGLIDSHMHPFWGGKQLRGCQLDYAALTVEQTLAKIQAHLDRDPLKEADDWLSVRAWQRQAMMPVGADMSRKALDTLNTRRPVVLFSNDCHTLAANSRALEMLGIDENTPVPADGQIGRDEDGRLNGILEDAPAMRAFDSIPTGTPEQCVLIARHVQQVLNEQGVTTVMDTRVYDEQLIAFNALRERGELTLRVCGAKEITPDSVDGPADAARALDEIVAFNQQWNDPQWGPQPGFGLSHVKFFVDGVLQPPTMTASLLQPYRENVGTHAQPDWQPTDRYGDLYFTKPVFEALIHECGRTGVHPHMHTVAEGAIEMTLNALEKMRAAFPGKDVRPGLAHNELAAASHYARFASLGAAAVLSYQWAGLPAVLIDEERAMLGEDRFPHLEPQGRFLDAGARIAYGSDWPIDRLDEWYNLQIAMTRCAWDSLGNPAGPRLDNDRNLTLIEVLRSATIDAAWMIARDHEIGSLEPGKLADLIVLKNDIFNEPPEQLFKTQVACTVIGGKVVWQSQ, from the coding sequence ATGAAAAAAGATGTGCTGAACCCGGATGTGATTTACCACAACGGGAAAATCTACACGGCGAACAGCGCCGACCAACTCTGCCAGGCGCTGGCGATAAAAGACGGCTGGATTGTTGCCGTCGGCACCGACCAGGACGTGCTGGCACTCGCCGGGCCGCAAACGGCGCGTATCGACCTTGCTCATAAGGTGATGCTACCGGGGCTTATCGACAGCCATATGCACCCGTTCTGGGGCGGTAAGCAGTTGCGCGGTTGCCAGCTGGATTACGCGGCACTGACGGTTGAACAGACGCTGGCGAAGATTCAGGCGCATCTGGACCGCGACCCGCTCAAAGAAGCAGACGACTGGCTTTCTGTGCGCGCCTGGCAGCGTCAGGCGATGATGCCGGTGGGCGCAGACATGAGCCGTAAAGCGCTCGATACCCTCAACACCCGCCGCCCGGTGGTGTTGTTCTCAAACGACTGTCACACCCTTGCCGCCAACAGCCGCGCGCTGGAAATGCTGGGCATTGATGAAAACACGCCGGTACCTGCCGACGGCCAGATTGGCCGCGATGAAGACGGCCGCCTGAACGGCATACTCGAAGACGCTCCGGCCATGCGCGCCTTTGACAGCATCCCAACCGGCACGCCGGAGCAGTGTGTGCTGATTGCCCGCCACGTGCAGCAGGTGCTCAACGAGCAGGGTGTCACGACGGTGATGGACACCCGCGTGTATGACGAGCAGCTGATTGCCTTTAACGCCCTGCGCGAGCGCGGTGAACTGACGCTGCGCGTATGTGGCGCGAAAGAAATTACTCCAGACAGCGTTGACGGCCCGGCAGACGCCGCCCGTGCGCTGGATGAGATTGTGGCGTTTAACCAGCAGTGGAATGACCCTCAGTGGGGACCACAGCCGGGCTTTGGCCTGAGTCACGTCAAATTCTTCGTGGACGGCGTGCTGCAACCGCCGACCATGACGGCCTCTTTACTCCAGCCATACCGCGAAAACGTCGGCACGCACGCGCAGCCGGACTGGCAGCCTACCGATCGCTACGGTGACCTGTACTTCACTAAGCCGGTATTTGAAGCGCTGATCCACGAGTGTGGGCGCACTGGCGTACATCCGCACATGCACACGGTAGCCGAAGGGGCGATTGAAATGACCCTCAACGCGCTGGAAAAAATGCGCGCGGCATTTCCAGGCAAAGACGTGCGGCCAGGGCTTGCGCACAACGAACTGGCGGCAGCGAGCCACTACGCGCGCTTTGCAAGCCTGGGTGCGGCGGCGGTGCTCTCTTACCAGTGGGCAGGTCTGCCTGCGGTACTGATTGACGAAGAGCGCGCCATGCTCGGCGAAGACCGTTTCCCGCATCTGGAGCCGCAGGGGCGTTTTCTCGACGCCGGTGCGCGCATTGCTTACGGCAGCGACTGGCCTATCGACAGGCTTGATGAGTGGTACAACCTGCAAATCGCCATGACGCGCTGCGCCTGGGACAGCCTTGGCAACCCGGCCGGCCCGCGTCTGGACAACGACAGAAACCTGACGCTTATCGAAGTGCTGCGTTCAGCAACTATCGACGCCGCGTGGATGATTGCCCGTGACCATGAAATTGGCTCACTGGAGCCGGGTAAGCTTGCAGATCTCATCGTGCTGAAAAACGATATTTTCAACGAACCGCCAGAGCAGTTATTTAAAACGCAGGTCGCGTGCACCGTGATCGGCGGTAAGGTTGTCTGGCAGTCGCAGTAA
- the mpl gene encoding UDP-N-acetylmuramate:L-alanyl-gamma-D-glutamyl-meso-diaminopimelate ligase, translated as MRIHILGICGTFMGGLAMLARQLGHEVTGSDDNVYPPMSTLLEQQGISLIQGYDPAQLEPRPDLVIIGNAMTRGNPCVEAVLEQSIPYVSGPQWLHDFVLRERWVVAIAGTHGKTTTAGMATWILEQCGYEPGFVIGGVPGNFDVSARLGNSPFFVIEADEYDCAFFDKRSKFVHYCPRTLVLNNLEFDHADIFDDLKAIQKQFHHLVRIVPGQGRIIWPESDANLKQVLAMGCWSEQELTGEQGHWQAKKLSNDAANWEVWLDGECVGEVNWSLVGEHNMHNGLMAIAAARHVGVMPADAAKALGSFINARRRLELRGEADGVAVYDDFAHHPTAILATLAALRGKVGGTARILAVLEPRSNTMKMGVSKDDLAPSLGRADEVFLLQPQHIPWQVAEVADACIQPAHWSADLDALVEMIVKSALPGDNILVMSNGGFGGIHQKLLDALAKKAQR; from the coding sequence ATGCGCATTCATATTCTGGGGATCTGCGGCACCTTTATGGGCGGTCTGGCCATGCTGGCCCGCCAGCTGGGTCACGAGGTCACCGGTTCGGACGACAATGTCTATCCACCGATGAGCACGCTGCTGGAGCAGCAGGGTATCAGTCTCATTCAGGGTTACGACCCCGCTCAGCTTGAGCCGCGTCCGGACCTGGTCATTATCGGCAATGCGATGACGCGCGGAAATCCGTGCGTGGAAGCAGTGCTGGAGCAGAGCATTCCTTACGTATCCGGGCCGCAGTGGCTGCACGACTTTGTGCTGCGCGAGCGCTGGGTGGTTGCTATTGCCGGGACACACGGCAAAACCACCACCGCCGGCATGGCGACCTGGATTCTGGAGCAGTGCGGCTACGAGCCGGGCTTTGTTATCGGCGGCGTGCCGGGCAATTTTGACGTGTCTGCGCGTCTTGGCAACAGCCCATTCTTTGTGATTGAAGCCGACGAATATGACTGCGCGTTCTTCGACAAACGTTCCAAGTTTGTCCATTACTGCCCGCGCACGCTGGTGCTCAACAACCTTGAGTTTGACCACGCGGATATCTTTGACGACCTGAAAGCCATTCAGAAGCAGTTCCATCACCTGGTGCGCATCGTGCCGGGGCAGGGGCGCATCATCTGGCCGGAAAGCGATGCCAACCTCAAGCAGGTACTCGCCATGGGCTGCTGGAGCGAGCAGGAGCTGACCGGCGAACAGGGCCACTGGCAGGCGAAGAAGCTTTCTAATGACGCCGCGAACTGGGAGGTCTGGCTTGACGGTGAATGCGTTGGCGAGGTGAACTGGTCACTGGTTGGCGAGCACAACATGCACAACGGCCTGATGGCGATTGCCGCTGCGCGCCACGTGGGCGTTATGCCTGCGGACGCTGCAAAGGCGCTGGGCAGCTTTATCAACGCGCGCCGCCGTCTGGAACTGCGTGGTGAAGCCGACGGCGTGGCGGTGTACGACGATTTCGCCCACCACCCGACCGCCATTCTTGCCACACTCGCTGCTCTGCGCGGCAAAGTGGGCGGCACGGCGCGCATTCTGGCGGTGCTGGAGCCGCGCTCTAACACCATGAAAATGGGCGTGAGCAAAGACGACCTGGCGCCATCTCTGGGCCGCGCTGACGAAGTGTTCCTGCTCCAGCCACAGCATATTCCGTGGCAGGTTGCAGAAGTGGCGGACGCCTGTATCCAGCCTGCACACTGGAGTGCCGACCTCGACGCGCTGGTGGAGATGATTGTGAAGTCCGCGCTGCCGGGCGACAACATTCTTGTCATGAGTAATGGCGGCTTCGGCGGGATTCATCAAAAATTACTGGATGCCCTGGCAAAAAAAGCCCAGCGCTGA
- the fbp gene encoding class 1 fructose-bisphosphatase has protein sequence MKTLGEFIVEKQHEFSHATGELTALLSAIKLGAKIIHRDINKAGLVDILGASGAENVQGEQQQKLDLFANEKLKAALKARDIVAGIASEEEDGIVVFEGCEHAKYVVLMDPLDGSSNIDVNVSVGTIFSIYRRVTPVGMPVTMEDFLQPGNKQVAAGYVVYGSSTMLVYTTGCGVHAFTYDPSLGVFCLSQERMRFPAQGKMYSINEGNYIRFPQGVKKYLKFCQEEDQATHRPYTSRYIGSLVADFHRNLLKGGIYLYPSTASHPEGKLRLLYECNPMAFLAEQAGGKASDGSQRILDIVPDTLHQRRSFFVGSDHMVDDVERFIRENPDN, from the coding sequence ATGAAGACGTTAGGTGAATTTATTGTCGAAAAGCAGCACGAGTTCTCACACGCTACCGGTGAACTGACGGCGCTGCTCTCAGCGATAAAGCTCGGCGCGAAAATCATCCATCGCGATATCAACAAAGCCGGCCTGGTGGACATCCTCGGTGCCAGCGGTGCAGAAAACGTGCAGGGAGAGCAGCAACAGAAACTTGATCTGTTTGCTAACGAAAAACTCAAGGCAGCGCTGAAAGCGCGTGACATTGTGGCCGGAATTGCGTCGGAAGAAGAAGACGGGATTGTGGTGTTTGAGGGCTGTGAGCATGCCAAATATGTTGTGCTGATGGACCCGCTGGACGGCTCTTCTAACATTGATGTCAACGTCTCCGTCGGCACCATTTTCTCGATTTACCGCCGCGTGACGCCCGTTGGCATGCCAGTGACAATGGAAGACTTCCTGCAGCCGGGCAACAAGCAGGTTGCGGCCGGTTACGTGGTGTATGGCTCGTCAACCATGCTGGTGTACACCACCGGTTGCGGCGTACATGCCTTTACCTATGACCCGTCACTGGGCGTATTCTGTCTGAGCCAGGAGCGTATGCGCTTCCCGGCACAGGGGAAGATGTACTCCATTAACGAGGGCAACTATATTCGCTTCCCGCAGGGTGTAAAAAAGTACCTCAAGTTCTGCCAGGAAGAAGACCAGGCCACACATCGCCCGTATACCTCCCGCTACATTGGCTCGCTGGTGGCAGATTTCCACCGCAATCTGCTTAAAGGCGGCATCTATCTGTACCCCAGTACTGCCAGCCACCCGGAGGGCAAGTTGCGCCTGCTGTATGAGTGCAACCCAATGGCGTTTCTTGCCGAACAGGCCGGCGGCAAGGCAAGCGACGGTAGCCAGCGCATACTCGATATCGTGCCGGATACGCTGCATCAGCGCCGTTCGTTCTTTGTTGGCTCCGACCACATGGTCGACGACGTTGAGCGCTTTATCCGCGAAAACCCGGACAACTAA
- the ppa gene encoding inorganic diphosphatase has product MSLLNVPAGKDLPEDIYVVIEIPANADPIKYEVDKDSGALFVDRFMSTAMFYPCNYGYINHTLSLDGDPVDVLVPTPYPLQPGAVIRCRPVGVLKMTDESGEDAKLVAVPHTKLSKEYDHIKDVNDLPELLKAQITHFFEHYKDLEKGKWVKVDGWDNAEAAKAEIISSFERAAKK; this is encoded by the coding sequence ATGAGCTTACTGAACGTTCCTGCGGGCAAAGACCTGCCGGAAGATATCTACGTTGTTATCGAAATCCCGGCAAACGCCGACCCAATCAAATACGAAGTCGACAAAGACAGCGGCGCACTGTTTGTAGACCGCTTCATGTCTACCGCGATGTTCTATCCGTGCAACTACGGCTACATCAACCACACGCTGTCTCTGGATGGCGACCCGGTTGACGTTCTGGTTCCAACGCCGTACCCGCTGCAGCCAGGCGCGGTTATCCGCTGCCGTCCGGTTGGCGTACTGAAGATGACCGACGAGTCTGGTGAAGATGCGAAGCTGGTTGCCGTACCGCACACCAAACTCAGCAAAGAATACGATCACATCAAAGATGTGAACGACCTGCCGGAACTGCTGAAAGCGCAGATCACCCACTTCTTTGAACACTACAAAGATCTGGAAAAAGGCAAATGGGTGAAGGTTGACGGCTGGGACAACGCCGAAGCCGCGAAAGCTGAAATCATTTCCTCTTTCGAGCGCGCAGCGAAGAAGTAA
- a CDS encoding gamma-glutamylcyclotransferase: protein MRIFVYGSLRRKQGNSHWMTNALLLGEHCEQGYQLYNLGHYPGAVPGDGSVNGEVYRIDASTLAELDALRTKGGEYQRRLIQTPYGSAWMYVYQRPVDGLVPIDSGDWLDREA, encoded by the coding sequence ATGCGAATATTCGTTTATGGCAGTTTACGGCGCAAACAGGGCAACAGCCACTGGATGACCAACGCTTTGTTGCTCGGGGAACACTGTGAACAGGGCTACCAGCTCTATAACCTTGGCCATTACCCAGGCGCTGTGCCGGGTGATGGTTCAGTCAACGGTGAAGTTTACCGTATTGATGCCAGCACGCTGGCAGAGCTGGATGCGCTGCGCACCAAAGGCGGTGAGTATCAGCGTCGGCTGATTCAAACCCCTTACGGTAGCGCCTGGATGTATGTCTATCAGCGCCCGGTTGACGGACTAGTGCCGATTGACAGCGGCGACTGGCTGGACCGTGAGGCGTAA